The nucleotide sequence TCGACGCGCTGGCGCTCGCCGTGCGCGAGGGCGGCCTCGGGCGACTCGCGGTCGAGCGGGCCGACGGCGAGGGCGTGCTCGACTCGCCGCTCGCGGTCGCGATGCAGGCCGCGGGTTTCCACCCCAGCCCCCGCGGGCTGCGCCTGCGCGCCTGACCCTGGCGGGTGACACTGGGACGTGCCCGAAGGAGACACCGTCTGGCGCGCCGCCCGCCAGCTCGACGCGGCGCTGGCGGGCCGGCCGCTGGTCGCCGCCGACCTGCGGGTGCCGCGGCACGCGACCGCCGACCTCGTCGGGCGCACGGTCGTCGCGACGGCCTCCCGCGGCAAGCACCTGCTCACCCGGCTCGACGGCGGGCTGACCCTGCATTCGCACCTGGGCATGGAGGGCAGCTGGCGGGCCTATCCCGCCGGGCGTCGCTGGCCCGGCCCGGCCTGGCAGATCCGCGCCGTCCTGCAGACCGCGGAGACGACCGCGGTCGGCTACCGCCTGCACCGGCTCGACCTGCTGCGGACCGGCGACGAGGCGCGGGTCGTCGGCCACCTCGGTCCCGACGTGCTCGGCGCCGACTGGGACGTGACCGAGGCCGTCCGCCGGCTGCGCGCCGACCCCGCCCGGGAGGTGGGCGACGCGCTGCTCGATCAGCGCAACCTGGCCGGCATCGGCAACGTCTACAAGGCCGAGGCGCTGTTCGCCACCGGCGTCTCCCCCTGGCTGCCGGTCGGGCAGGTGCCCGACCTCGACCTCGTCGTACGAACCGCGCACGCGCAGATGACCCGCAACCGCGACGTCGTGCGGCGGGTCACCACCGACGGCCCGGGCTCACCGCGGCACTGGGTCTTCGAGCGCGCCGGCCGCCCGTGCCGGCGCTGCGGCACGATCGTGTCGGCGGCGCGGCAGGGCGAGCAGCAGCGGATGACGTACTGGTGCCGCCGCTGCCAGCCGGGACCCGACCCGGCCGGGTGATCGAGTCAGGCCGCGGCGACGACGTGACCGTCGGAGACCCGGGCCTCGGCACGGTCGATCGGTGCGACGGTCGCGGTCGCGACCGTCGCGACCTCGGCGCCGACCGCCTCGGTGCCGGCCATCTCGTCGCCCACCTCGCGCAGCACGTCGGCGAGCGGCACCTCGAGCGCGTCGCAGATCGCGGCCAGCAGCTCGGAGGAGGCCTCCTTGACGCCGCGCTCGACCTCGGAGAGGTAGCCCATCGAGATGCGCGCCTCGGCCGAGACCTCGCGCAGGGTGCGCGCCTGCTGCTGCCGGTGCCGACGCAGCACGTCGCCGAGCAGGCTGCGGAGCAGAACCATCGGGCGCTCCTTCCCGCGAGGTCGGCCGGACGCACCTGGTGGCGCGCGGTGAGTGTCAACGGTACCCGTCGGCGGGGACAGCGGCACGTTCCTCAGCGCGGTGCGTCCCAGGGCCGGGC is from Mycobacteriales bacterium and encodes:
- a CDS encoding DNA-formamidopyrimidine glycosylase family protein, giving the protein MPEGDTVWRAARQLDAALAGRPLVAADLRVPRHATADLVGRTVVATASRGKHLLTRLDGGLTLHSHLGMEGSWRAYPAGRRWPGPAWQIRAVLQTAETTAVGYRLHRLDLLRTGDEARVVGHLGPDVLGADWDVTEAVRRLRADPAREVGDALLDQRNLAGIGNVYKAEALFATGVSPWLPVGQVPDLDLVVRTAHAQMTRNRDVVRRVTTDGPGSPRHWVFERAGRPCRRCGTIVSAARQGEQQRMTYWCRRCQPGPDPAG
- a CDS encoding helix-turn-helix transcriptional regulator, which codes for MVLLRSLLGDVLRRHRQQQARTLREVSAEARISMGYLSEVERGVKEASSELLAAICDALEVPLADVLREVGDEMAGTEAVGAEVATVATATVAPIDRAEARVSDGHVVAAA